DNA sequence from the Deltaproteobacteria bacterium HGW-Deltaproteobacteria-2 genome:
GGCTGTGGCGAATGGTGTCTACGTCTTCATGTTCAATAGTGATTAATTCCTGAAGATCCATTTTGGCATCCAGTACTACCATAGCTGTCATAAGTTTGGTGATGGAGGCAATGGGCATTATTGCTTCTGCTTGTTTCTGCACAAAACATTCCCCCGTAATCTGATCCTCCACCAGTGCGGAGGCGGAGTGCAAAACGAGATTACGGGAAGACTGAAAAGCCTTAACTTGCGAATATTTTGAATGGCTAGCGGGGATTTTCGATGCATCTGAAAATCCTACTATTCCCGGAAACAACAGTATCGCGCTACTTAAAAAGATTACTATTCTTAAAAAATACCTATATTCCATGCTCTTTTTTTAAACCATTTTATTTTTTCTAATATCACCAGTATCCGCTACTTTTATCACATATCTAGCTATAGTTCATCTATTTTTTTAGTGTTGGTTTTAGTCGCTGTCCAGAAAGTTTATGTGACAGATTTATCGGGAGCAGAACAAACATAAAAGGGATAAAATAATCAATATATGTATAGTAATGACACCAAATTTATGACGCTGATAGAATTCGTTTGCCTTTTGAATCCGCTCCAGTCCGCCGCACAATCGCCGGAAGCGTTCGAGGCCTTTGTATTTTTTATCGTTGTCCGAAGTAAAATCGTTTTGAAAAGCAAACATGGGATAAACAGCGTAGATGTCATCTTGCAGCGGACGAAAAATAGTATCAATAACAATTCCCTGCCAGGGCTGGTAAGCAAGCGTTTCCGCGTAATGTCTGTTTAAAGCATAGGCGTGCGCGAGGCTTTGGTATCTGACTTTTTGGATGAATGGATTATTGGTTTTACGGCTGGAGCGGATTAACGCTCCCAAAAGCAGAACTTTCCAATCGGGATGTTCCGCTAGAAATTGCGTGCATTGATTGAAGTGTTCTGCCTCAAAGCGGTCAAAAATAACGTCGTCTTCAAAAACGATGATGCTCTCTGCGCCAGCCTCCAATCCTTTTTGCAGACAGGTCATGTGCGATTCATACATGCCTTGTTCGATATTCAACGGATGCGGTTTAACAAGGACAAATTCAACTTTCCCTGTCAGTCCTACTTTGGCAAACGAAGTCGCAGCGGCTTGACGCCGGTCGGCGCGCTCTTCCAGAGTGATGCAGTAGATACGATCAAAAAAATCCCAGCCAGTGGCTTCTTTTTGCACGGTATCCTCAATCAATCGCATTTTACTTTACAGGATGTTTTTATAATATTAGTATCGAGGCCGTGTCAAGAAAATGAAAAATCAAAACGAATCTATTTTAAAGGATTTTTTGTGCGGAAGAAAATAGCCCAATACCTTGCCGGAAAGAAATTCATTCAAAAGATAATGGAGACCCCGGCGGATCTCAGTGAATTCCAAGAACGTCCTACACCGCGGTTGATTACCGGATTGGTATTGATGGTTTTTAGTTTTATCATGGGTTGGCCGGCGGTGGCCGCTCTGAGCGTTC
Encoded proteins:
- a CDS encoding glycosyltransferase; its protein translation is MQKEATGWDFFDRIYCITLEERADRRQAAATSFAKVGLTGKVEFVLVKPHPLNIEQGMYESHMTCLQKGLEAGAESIIVFEDDVIFDRFEAEHFNQCTQFLAEHPDWKVLLLGALIRSSRKTNNPFIQKVRYQSLAHAYALNRHYAETLAYQPWQGIVIDTIFRPLQDDIYAVYPMFAFQNDFTSDNDKKYKGLERFRRLCGGLERIQKANEFYQRHKFGVITIHILIILSLLCLFCSR